One window of the Nocardia huaxiensis genome contains the following:
- a CDS encoding PadR family transcriptional regulator, protein MALEHALLVSLTERASSGYDLARRFDKSIGFFWNATHQQIYRVLKRMEEQGWVSAEAVAQEGRPDKKVYTVSDAGREELVRWIAEPIEIAPMRNELGVKLRAASLGDVPALTAEVKRHRDQHAHRLDLYRTFEKKDFSTPEEYTGWKLHQYLVLRGGIRVEEGFVDWCDEVLDALQRDTARSRASEPKGTQG, encoded by the coding sequence ATGGCCCTCGAACATGCGCTGCTGGTATCGCTGACCGAACGTGCCAGCTCGGGATATGACCTGGCGCGGCGGTTCGACAAGTCGATCGGGTTCTTCTGGAACGCCACCCATCAGCAGATCTATCGCGTATTGAAGCGGATGGAGGAGCAGGGGTGGGTTTCGGCGGAGGCGGTGGCGCAGGAGGGCCGGCCGGACAAGAAGGTCTATACGGTCAGCGATGCCGGACGAGAAGAACTCGTGCGGTGGATCGCGGAGCCGATCGAGATCGCGCCCATGCGCAATGAGCTCGGGGTGAAGTTGCGGGCGGCCTCCCTGGGGGACGTGCCCGCGCTCACCGCCGAAGTGAAGCGGCACCGGGATCAGCACGCGCATCGGCTGGATCTGTACCGGACCTTCGAGAAGAAGGACTTTTCCACTCCGGAGGAATACACCGGGTGGAAGCTGCACCAGTACCTCGTGCTGCGCGGAGGCATCCGCGTGGAGGAGGGATTCGTCGACTGGTGCGACGAAGTACTCGACGCCCTGCAGCGCGACACAGCCCGGTCGCGCGCGTCCGAACCGAAAGGCACTCAGGGATGA
- the cmrA gene encoding mycolate reductase (Catalyzes the final step in mycolic acid biosynthesis.) gives MSLPLPTADNRAVVTGASSGIGTALAEELASRGYSLILVARREDLLNQLAQRLSARYGITAEVRAVDLSDREARQPLAKELASRDIAILANNAGVATFGPLAKLDLDFERDIMELNAVAVHDLTLAVLPGMLERRTGGILITGSAAGNMPIPNNTTYAASKAFTNTFSESLRGELKDTGIHVTLLAPGPVRTDNPDQDEVGNKIPEFIWVTAAHTAKITIDALARNKMRVVPGLISKGMSLAGQFGPRSITSLVAGAAYKKLGEN, from the coding sequence GTGAGTCTTCCTCTCCCCACCGCCGACAATCGTGCCGTCGTCACCGGAGCCTCCTCCGGCATCGGAACCGCCCTCGCCGAGGAACTCGCCTCGCGCGGCTACTCGCTCATCCTCGTCGCCCGGCGCGAGGATCTGCTGAACCAGCTGGCGCAGCGGCTCAGCGCGCGGTACGGCATCACCGCCGAGGTGCGGGCCGTGGATCTCTCCGACCGGGAGGCCCGGCAGCCCCTGGCCAAGGAACTGGCCTCGCGCGATATCGCCATCCTCGCCAATAACGCCGGTGTGGCCACCTTCGGCCCGCTGGCCAAGCTGGACCTGGACTTCGAGCGCGACATCATGGAATTGAACGCCGTCGCCGTGCACGATCTGACGCTGGCGGTGCTGCCCGGCATGCTGGAGCGGCGCACTGGCGGCATCCTCATCACCGGGTCGGCGGCCGGCAATATGCCGATCCCGAACAACACCACCTACGCCGCGAGCAAGGCGTTCACCAATACCTTCTCCGAGTCGCTGCGCGGGGAGCTCAAGGACACCGGCATCCATGTCACGCTGCTCGCCCCCGGGCCGGTGCGCACCGACAATCCGGACCAGGACGAGGTCGGCAACAAGATCCCGGAGTTCATCTGGGTCACCGCCGCGCACACCGCCAAGATCACCATCGACGCGCTGGCGCGTAACAAGATGCGCGTGGTCCCGGGCCTGATCAGCAAGGGCATGAGCCTGGCCGGACAGTTCGGCCCGCGCTCCATCACCTCCCTCGTGGCGGGCGCGGCCTACAAGAAGCTGGGCGAGAACTAG
- a CDS encoding DUF4189 domain-containing protein — protein MSLSRKAAFGIVAAGAAALISGGMGTANAASYYGSIAVGDLGDRWAIGVTWNYQDQGRADDEALDQCGWTNCRVQVRFVNGCGAVADRDGRLYSGTGATLAEAERNALAASGPDPNPLLVSLGSAQKSEAGIIASQCT, from the coding sequence ATGTCACTGTCTCGTAAGGCCGCCTTCGGCATCGTCGCGGCGGGCGCCGCCGCACTGATCTCCGGCGGCATGGGCACCGCCAACGCCGCCAGCTACTACGGCTCCATCGCCGTCGGCGACCTGGGCGACCGCTGGGCCATCGGCGTCACCTGGAACTACCAGGACCAGGGCCGCGCCGACGACGAAGCCCTCGACCAGTGCGGCTGGACCAACTGCCGCGTCCAGGTGCGCTTCGTGAACGGCTGCGGCGCGGTCGCCGACCGCGACGGCCGCCTGTACTCCGGCACCGGCGCCACCCTGGCCGAAGCCGAGCGCAACGCCCTCGCCGCCTCGGGCCCGGACCCGAACCCGCTGCTGGTCAGCCTGGGCAGCGCGCAGAAGAGCGAGGCCGGGATCATCGCCTCGCAGTGCACCTAG
- a CDS encoding VOC family protein → MPLLTRLGLPGDEQAWAALGFTVDAGRIRIGQVTCSLGEAAWGFDEVQADPAVLGVATLPESTPDGPASASDPATAPHANGVTFIDHVVYWVPDLDRAVTDLGAVLGIPPRRRFFPRGPEGPEMAFHRVGEPFIETVGAGLPPALVGVAFMASDLDATVAAVRAAGGPIGDPKPAVQGGRIASVWRGHVNWGIAFMEPKPRG, encoded by the coding sequence ATGCCGCTGCTCACCCGCCTCGGCCTGCCCGGCGACGAGCAGGCTTGGGCGGCACTGGGATTCACCGTCGACGCCGGGCGGATCCGGATCGGACAGGTCACGTGCAGCCTCGGCGAGGCGGCGTGGGGGTTCGACGAGGTGCAGGCCGACCCGGCGGTGCTCGGCGTGGCCACGCTGCCGGAGAGCACCCCGGACGGACCTGCTTCCGCCTCGGATCCCGCTACCGCGCCGCACGCCAACGGCGTCACCTTCATCGATCACGTCGTGTACTGGGTGCCCGATCTCGACCGGGCCGTCACCGATCTCGGTGCCGTGCTGGGCATTCCGCCGCGCCGCCGGTTCTTCCCGCGCGGCCCGGAAGGCCCGGAGATGGCGTTCCACCGCGTCGGCGAACCCTTCATCGAGACGGTCGGCGCGGGGCTGCCGCCCGCGCTGGTCGGCGTCGCCTTCATGGCCTCGGACCTGGATGCCACCGTGGCCGCCGTCCGCGCGGCCGGCGGTCCGATCGGCGATCCGAAACCGGCCGTGCAGGGCGGACGCATCGCGAGTGTCTGGCGCGGGCACGTGAATTGGGGCATCGCATTCATGGAACCGAAACCCCGCGGCTGA
- a CDS encoding ferredoxin reductase yields the protein MAGLADLVSKTLTTPHPLDRYLELINPTLTVRALRAEITHVRRSAVGSVTLTLRPNRKWAAAHLAGQYVQIGVVIDGVRHTRCYSPVHAQGRRDRHIELTIKAHPGGLVSQYLNEEAVPGMVVDLTPAAGVFHLPEHRPDHIVLISGGSGITPTLSMLRTLANESYRGQLLFLHYNRSPEWVPHRTELEAIAMQHSNFRIEFRYPELQRDPHFGYDELESLAPWFAQAQTYLCGPPGLMKAVRTVYEAENLTDRLHSEEFTLSLAPADPATAEGAVTFSGSGITHENNGASLLEQAESAGLSPEYGCRMGICFSCTAVKRSGCTRNLRTGELDADPDQPIQLCINAPVGDVDIAI from the coding sequence ATGGCTGGACTCGCAGATCTGGTGTCCAAGACCCTGACCACCCCGCATCCACTGGACCGCTACCTGGAGCTGATCAACCCGACCCTGACCGTGCGCGCGCTGCGCGCCGAGATCACCCACGTGCGCCGCAGCGCCGTGGGCTCGGTGACGCTCACGCTGCGCCCCAATCGGAAATGGGCGGCGGCGCACCTGGCCGGACAGTACGTGCAGATCGGCGTGGTCATCGACGGCGTGCGCCATACCCGCTGCTATTCACCGGTGCACGCGCAGGGCCGCCGGGATCGGCACATCGAACTGACGATCAAGGCCCACCCCGGCGGCCTGGTTTCCCAATACCTCAACGAGGAGGCTGTGCCGGGCATGGTGGTGGACCTGACTCCTGCCGCCGGGGTCTTCCACCTGCCCGAGCATCGGCCCGACCACATCGTGCTCATCAGCGGCGGCAGCGGCATCACGCCGACGCTGTCCATGCTGCGCACCCTGGCCAATGAGAGCTACCGCGGGCAGCTGCTGTTCCTGCATTACAACCGTTCTCCGGAATGGGTGCCGCATCGCACCGAACTGGAGGCGATCGCCATGCAGCACAGCAACTTCCGCATCGAATTCCGGTATCCGGAGCTGCAGCGCGATCCGCACTTCGGCTACGACGAATTGGAAAGCCTCGCACCGTGGTTCGCGCAGGCGCAGACCTACCTGTGCGGCCCGCCCGGACTCATGAAGGCGGTGCGCACGGTCTACGAGGCGGAGAACCTGACCGATCGCCTGCACTCGGAGGAGTTCACGCTCAGCCTCGCGCCGGCCGATCCGGCCACCGCGGAGGGGGCGGTCACCTTCTCCGGCAGCGGCATCACCCACGAGAACAATGGCGCGAGCCTGCTCGAGCAGGCCGAATCCGCCGGTCTCAGCCCCGAATACGGCTGTCGCATGGGGATCTGCTTCTCCTGCACGGCCGTCAAGCGCAGCGGCTGCACCCGCAATCTGCGCACCGGCGAGCTGGACGCCGATCCGGATCAGCCCATCCAGCTCTGCATCAACGCGCCGGTCGGCGACGTCGACATCGCAATCTGA
- a CDS encoding DUF4189 domain-containing protein, whose translation MTQLSKSLSRKFAAIAFTASAGALTLTGAGSAHASGDLYGAIAYRLAASNVYTFSAVNQSSQEAADELALAICNEGKGATETCKVQVRFVNACGSLAERSVSFAGGTGATRQEAEGAALTAANNAPTIQDLTGSSSGRVSARILLTACNRNAG comes from the coding sequence ATGACTCAGCTCTCGAAATCGTTGTCCCGCAAGTTCGCCGCCATCGCATTCACCGCATCCGCCGGTGCGCTCACCCTCACCGGAGCGGGCAGCGCACACGCGAGCGGCGACCTCTACGGCGCGATCGCCTATCGCCTCGCCGCCTCGAACGTCTACACCTTCTCCGCCGTCAACCAGTCGTCTCAGGAAGCCGCGGACGAACTGGCCCTCGCCATCTGCAACGAGGGCAAGGGCGCCACGGAAACCTGCAAGGTGCAGGTGCGATTCGTGAACGCGTGCGGCTCGCTCGCCGAACGGTCGGTCTCCTTCGCCGGCGGCACCGGCGCCACCCGTCAGGAAGCCGAGGGAGCCGCACTGACGGCCGCCAACAACGCGCCCACGATCCAGGACCTCACCGGCAGCTCCTCGGGCCGCGTCAGCGCACGGATCCTCCTCACAGCCTGCAACCGCAACGCGGGCTGA
- a CDS encoding MFS transporter, giving the protein MTEVPGQATIGQATGRRQVAAWGLWDWGSSAFNAVILTFVFSVYLTDKVGEELPGGISASAWLGWALGIAGLVVALTAPVSGQWFDATAKRKLSLGFLTGLTVLAMAGMFFVRDDYHFLWLGLVLLAIGSTFFELANVPYNAMLRQVSTPATVGRVSGFGWAMGYFGGIFLLLICYFGFISGKGDYRGLLGVPTDEGLNIRLVAVLAAVWFAAFALPVLFLVPEVPRTTADPGAAVHVREQGRALTGWYRALITSYRVLWRDLRDLWRVDRRTVGFLVASAVFRDGLAGVFTFGAVLAVSVYGIADSDVLLFGVAANVVAALAALVAGRFDDRIGPKRVIIASLAAMICCGILLLVVSGPLMFWIFGLALTVFVGPAQASARSFLARIAPPGREGQLFGLYTTTGRAVSFLAPSLFGVFVWLFDADRAGIVGILLVLAVGLVVLLPVRAPELPARGADLPAS; this is encoded by the coding sequence ATGACCGAGGTTCCGGGGCAGGCGACGATCGGGCAGGCCACCGGTCGGCGGCAGGTGGCGGCGTGGGGGCTGTGGGACTGGGGGTCGTCGGCGTTCAATGCCGTGATTCTCACCTTCGTGTTCTCGGTGTATCTGACCGACAAGGTGGGGGAGGAGTTGCCGGGCGGGATTTCGGCCAGTGCCTGGCTGGGGTGGGCACTGGGGATCGCGGGGCTGGTGGTGGCCCTGACCGCGCCGGTGAGCGGGCAGTGGTTCGACGCCACCGCGAAACGCAAACTGTCCCTGGGCTTCCTGACCGGACTGACGGTGCTGGCCATGGCGGGCATGTTCTTCGTTCGCGACGACTACCACTTCCTGTGGCTGGGGTTGGTGCTGCTGGCGATCGGGTCGACGTTTTTCGAGCTGGCGAATGTGCCCTACAACGCCATGCTGCGGCAGGTGTCCACGCCCGCGACCGTGGGGCGGGTTTCCGGGTTCGGTTGGGCCATGGGGTATTTCGGTGGCATCTTCCTGCTGCTGATCTGCTATTTCGGGTTCATCAGCGGCAAGGGGGATTACCGGGGGTTGCTCGGGGTGCCCACGGATGAGGGTTTGAACATCCGCCTGGTGGCGGTGCTGGCCGCGGTGTGGTTCGCGGCGTTCGCGCTGCCGGTGCTGTTCCTGGTTCCGGAGGTGCCGCGCACCACCGCCGATCCCGGTGCGGCGGTGCATGTTCGGGAGCAGGGGCGTGCGCTCACCGGCTGGTACCGCGCGCTGATCACCTCCTACCGGGTGCTGTGGCGAGACCTGCGGGACCTCTGGCGGGTCGATCGCCGCACGGTCGGATTCCTGGTGGCCAGTGCGGTTTTCCGGGATGGGCTGGCGGGTGTGTTCACCTTCGGGGCCGTGCTGGCCGTGAGCGTCTACGGCATCGCCGATTCCGACGTGCTGCTGTTCGGTGTGGCCGCGAATGTTGTTGCGGCACTGGCGGCTCTGGTCGCGGGGCGCTTCGACGACCGCATCGGCCCGAAGCGGGTGATCATCGCGTCGCTGGCCGCCATGATCTGCTGCGGCATACTGCTGCTGGTGGTGTCGGGCCCGCTCATGTTCTGGATCTTCGGCCTGGCGCTGACCGTATTCGTCGGCCCCGCACAGGCTTCCGCGCGGTCGTTTCTGGCGCGCATCGCCCCGCCCGGGCGGGAGGGGCAGCTGTTCGGTCTCTACACCACGACGGGGCGCGCCGTATCCTTCCTGGCGCCCAGCCTGTTCGGCGTGTTCGTTTGGCTTTTCGATGCCGATCGTGCGGGCATTGTCGGCATTCTGCTGGTGCTGGCGGTGGGCCTGGTCGTGCTGCTTCCGGTCCGTGCCCCGGAGTTGCCCGCCCGCGGAGCCGACCTGCCCGCGTCCTGA
- a CDS encoding fatty acid desaturase family protein produces MAILTETKEGPLVLSIEQVEEIGRELDALRARITAELGDRDREYIYSVIKAQRGFEIAGRGLLYLGFLPPFWLAGVAALSISKILDNMEIGHNVMHGQWDWMREPGINSREFEWDTVCPGDQWRHSHNYMHHTYTNIHGMDRDIGYGILRVDEAQSWNVLRLGNPLYAFILMLAFEWGVMGHDLEVENILRGKKKWPEIKALVKGQARKAGRQVLKDYVVFPALTGPLFLSTLAANFTANIVRNLWTFSIIFCGHFPTGVQTFTEEETADETQGEWYVRQMLGSANITGGKLFHIMSGNLSHQIEHHLFPDMPANRYPEIAPEVEALCKKHGLPYNTGRFSKQIGSVWGKLFKLALPPFLMKNGQQAGVIVMRRGQASEVGV; encoded by the coding sequence ATGGCGATCCTTACCGAAACCAAAGAGGGCCCGCTGGTCCTGTCCATCGAGCAGGTCGAGGAGATCGGCCGCGAGCTCGACGCCCTGCGCGCCCGCATCACCGCCGAACTCGGCGACCGCGACCGCGAATACATCTACTCGGTCATCAAGGCGCAGCGCGGCTTCGAGATCGCGGGCCGCGGCCTGCTGTATCTCGGCTTCCTGCCGCCGTTCTGGCTGGCCGGCGTGGCCGCGCTGAGCATCTCCAAGATTCTCGACAATATGGAGATCGGCCACAATGTCATGCACGGCCAGTGGGACTGGATGCGTGAGCCCGGCATCAACTCCCGCGAGTTCGAGTGGGATACCGTCTGCCCGGGCGACCAGTGGCGGCACTCGCACAACTACATGCACCACACCTACACCAATATCCACGGCATGGACCGCGACATCGGCTACGGCATCCTGCGGGTGGACGAGGCGCAGTCGTGGAATGTGCTGCGGCTGGGCAATCCGCTCTACGCGTTCATCCTCATGCTCGCCTTCGAGTGGGGCGTGATGGGCCACGACCTCGAGGTCGAGAACATCCTGCGCGGCAAGAAGAAGTGGCCGGAGATCAAGGCGCTGGTCAAGGGCCAGGCGCGCAAGGCCGGTCGGCAGGTGCTCAAGGATTACGTGGTGTTCCCGGCGCTGACCGGCCCGCTGTTCCTGTCCACGCTGGCCGCCAACTTCACCGCGAACATCGTGCGCAACCTGTGGACGTTCTCGATCATCTTCTGCGGGCACTTCCCGACCGGCGTACAGACGTTCACCGAGGAGGAGACCGCCGACGAGACGCAGGGCGAGTGGTACGTGCGCCAGATGCTGGGCTCGGCGAACATCACCGGCGGCAAGCTCTTCCACATCATGTCCGGCAACCTGTCGCACCAGATCGAGCACCACCTGTTCCCGGACATGCCGGCCAACCGCTACCCGGAAATCGCCCCCGAGGTGGAGGCGCTGTGCAAAAAGCACGGCCTGCCCTACAACACCGGCCGTTTCTCCAAGCAGATCGGTTCGGTGTGGGGCAAGCTCTTCAAACTGGCCCTGCCCCCGTTCCTCATGAAGAATGGCCAGCAGGCCGGTGTTATCGTGATGCGCCGGGGGCAGGCTAGCGAAGTGGGCGTGTAA
- a CDS encoding TetR family transcriptional regulator, which produces MSEHAATRVERKERTRAALLEGTLALAADRGFAALSLREIARSAGIVPTAFYRHFTSLDELGTTLVEEGVRQLRLALREMRRTPEARLADTVRFVFDQVDEQRDLWGFLIRERHGGSAPLRGAIAVEMQLIVRELVVDLSRVRALDSWSPDDLELAADLIVSTVADRIADYVVAEKRERARIVDRAVLQVRLIALGMGTWRT; this is translated from the coding sequence ATGAGCGAGCACGCAGCAACCCGAGTCGAACGCAAGGAGCGCACCCGCGCAGCCCTGCTCGAAGGCACCCTCGCCCTCGCCGCGGACCGCGGCTTCGCCGCCCTGTCCCTGCGTGAGATCGCCCGCTCCGCCGGCATCGTGCCCACCGCCTTCTACCGGCACTTCACCTCGCTCGACGAACTCGGCACCACCCTCGTCGAAGAGGGCGTACGCCAATTGCGTTTGGCGCTACGGGAAATGCGGCGGACCCCCGAGGCACGGCTGGCCGACACCGTGCGATTCGTCTTCGATCAGGTCGACGAACAGCGCGACCTGTGGGGCTTCCTGATTCGCGAACGGCACGGCGGCTCCGCACCCCTGCGCGGGGCCATCGCCGTCGAAATGCAGCTCATCGTGCGGGAACTCGTGGTCGACCTGTCCCGCGTGCGAGCCCTGGACTCGTGGTCGCCGGACGATCTGGAACTGGCGGCGGACCTCATCGTGTCCACCGTCGCGGACCGGATCGCGGACTACGTGGTCGCCGAGAAGCGCGAACGCGCCCGCATCGTGGACCGCGCGGTGCTACAGGTCCGGCTCATCGCCCTCGGAATGGGTACGTGGCGAACGTAA
- a CDS encoding NADPH-dependent 2,4-dienoyl-CoA reductase, whose translation MSAYPHLFEPLDLGFTTLRNRVVMGSMHTGLEDRAWNTNKLAAYFAERAKGGVGLIITGGYSPNRTGWLTPFGGKLTNKTEAYRHRVITKAVHDEGGKIALQILHGGRYSYMPNSVSASAIKAPINPFKPRALSSKGVEDTIDDYARCAYLAKFAGYDGVEIMGGEGYFINQFLTPRVNKRKDKWGGSSENRRRIAGEIVRRVRKAVGPDFIIVFRLSMADFVEDGQTWAEIVEVAKDVEAAGATIINTDIGWHEARVPTIVTSVPRAAFVEWTAKVKDVVSIPVCASNRINMPETAEEILTRGDSDLISLARPLLADPEWARKAQQARADEINTCIACNQACLDHAFQYKTVSCLLNPRAGHETELKLLPTRRTRKFAVVGAGPAGLSAAVSLAQRGHVVDLYEADDKIGGQFDIARRIPGKEEFNETIRYFSRQIEISGVRLHLNTKATAQQLIDGRYDEVILATGVKPRIPNIPGIDHPKVLTYAELVRDGKPVGKKVAVIGAGGIGFDVSEFLTVEGHPSLKLDEWKEEWGVTDDPDVRGFVTTPKPSPAARDVVLLQRKSSSFGKDLGKTSGWVHRAAVKAKGVEQIGGVNYEKIDDKGLHISFGEKRQRPRVIECDNVILCAGQESVRDLHEPLQNAGVKVHLIGGADLASELDAKRAINQGTRLAAEL comes from the coding sequence ATGAGCGCATACCCGCACCTCTTCGAACCCCTGGATCTGGGATTCACCACGCTGCGCAATCGCGTGGTCATGGGTTCCATGCACACCGGTCTGGAGGATCGGGCGTGGAACACCAACAAGCTCGCCGCCTACTTCGCCGAGCGGGCCAAAGGCGGTGTGGGCCTGATCATCACCGGCGGCTACTCGCCCAACCGGACCGGCTGGCTGACCCCGTTCGGCGGCAAGCTCACCAACAAGACCGAGGCGTACCGGCATCGCGTGATCACCAAGGCGGTGCACGACGAGGGCGGGAAGATCGCGCTGCAGATCCTGCACGGCGGGCGCTATTCCTATATGCCCAACAGTGTTTCGGCATCGGCCATCAAGGCGCCGATCAATCCGTTCAAGCCGCGGGCGCTGTCGTCCAAGGGCGTCGAGGACACCATCGACGACTACGCGCGCTGCGCCTACCTGGCCAAGTTCGCCGGGTACGACGGCGTCGAAATCATGGGCGGTGAAGGGTATTTCATCAACCAGTTCCTGACGCCGCGGGTCAACAAGCGCAAGGACAAGTGGGGCGGCAGCTCCGAGAACCGTCGCCGCATCGCCGGGGAGATCGTGCGCCGGGTGCGCAAGGCGGTCGGGCCGGACTTCATCATCGTATTCCGGCTGTCCATGGCCGATTTCGTGGAGGACGGCCAGACCTGGGCCGAAATCGTCGAGGTCGCCAAGGATGTCGAGGCCGCGGGCGCGACCATCATCAATACCGACATCGGCTGGCACGAGGCGCGGGTGCCCACCATCGTGACCTCGGTGCCGCGCGCGGCGTTCGTGGAATGGACCGCGAAAGTCAAAGACGTGGTGAGCATTCCGGTCTGCGCGTCCAACCGCATCAATATGCCGGAGACCGCCGAGGAGATCCTCACCCGCGGTGACTCCGACCTGATCTCGCTGGCCCGCCCGCTGCTCGCCGACCCGGAATGGGCGCGCAAGGCACAGCAGGCCCGCGCCGACGAGATCAACACCTGCATCGCCTGCAACCAGGCCTGCCTGGACCACGCCTTCCAGTACAAGACCGTGTCCTGCCTGCTGAATCCCCGTGCGGGACACGAGACCGAGCTGAAACTGCTGCCCACCCGGCGCACCCGCAAGTTCGCGGTCGTCGGCGCGGGACCGGCCGGACTCTCGGCCGCGGTCAGCCTGGCGCAGCGCGGGCACGTCGTGGACCTCTACGAAGCCGACGACAAGATCGGCGGCCAGTTCGACATCGCGCGCCGCATCCCGGGCAAGGAAGAGTTCAACGAGACCATCCGCTACTTCTCCCGGCAGATCGAAATCAGCGGCGTGCGTTTGCATCTCAACACCAAGGCCACCGCGCAGCAGCTCATCGACGGGCGCTACGACGAGGTGATCCTGGCCACCGGCGTGAAGCCGCGCATCCCGAACATCCCCGGCATCGACCACCCGAAGGTGCTCACCTACGCCGAACTCGTGCGCGACGGGAAGCCGGTCGGCAAGAAGGTGGCCGTCATCGGTGCGGGTGGCATCGGCTTCGACGTGAGCGAATTCCTCACCGTCGAAGGACATCCCAGCCTCAAGCTCGACGAGTGGAAGGAAGAGTGGGGCGTCACCGACGATCCCGACGTGCGCGGCTTCGTCACCACCCCCAAGCCCTCCCCCGCCGCCCGCGATGTGGTGCTGCTGCAGCGCAAGTCGTCCTCGTTCGGCAAGGATCTGGGCAAGACGTCGGGCTGGGTGCACCGTGCCGCCGTCAAGGCCAAGGGTGTGGAGCAGATCGGCGGCGTCAACTACGAGAAGATCGACGACAAGGGCCTGCACATCAGCTTCGGCGAGAAGCGGCAGCGGCCGCGCGTCATCGAATGCGACAACGTGATCCTGTGCGCCGGACAGGAATCCGTGCGCGATCTGCACGAGCCACTGCAGAACGCCGGCGTCAAGGTGCATCTCATCGGCGGCGCGGATCTGGCGTCGGAACTCGACGCCAAGCGCGCCATCAACCAGGGCACCCGGCTGGCGGCGGAACTGTAA
- the lysA gene encoding diaminopimelate decarboxylase, with amino-acid sequence MTLADIFPSLLSGTPPRLDSAIWPRETHYDEEGRITVGGVALADIADQYGTPTYVLDENEVRDRCRAYRKYFPEAETIYAGKALLTRAVAEWVAEEGLSIDVCSAGELAVALSAWVDPRRVVLHGNGKPFGELETAIGSGVGRIVLDSLSEITLVSALATTPQRVLLRVTPDIDVHGHPAVRTGVADQKFGFPIGSHMLDEAVERIVRQPNLEFAGLHCHIGSQISDTFPYGEAVRRMIAAMARIRDEHGVTLTDLDLGGGHAVAYRSGDAEMNLPELADIIEDSLDAACARHGFPRPRIALEPGRAIVARAGVTLYRVLTVKHIDDGQTYVTVDGGMCDNPRVALYGARYDAVVANRHPTGPHMTATIAGRYCEAGDILARDVRLPVDLRPGEVLAVPCTGAYHHSLASSYNGVGRPPIVAVREGHTRELVRRETLEDLMRRDVGR; translated from the coding sequence GTGACGCTTGCCGACATATTCCCGTCGCTGCTGTCGGGAACACCGCCTCGCCTGGACTCGGCGATCTGGCCTCGGGAAACCCACTACGACGAGGAAGGCCGGATCACCGTCGGCGGAGTGGCGCTGGCGGATATCGCCGACCAGTACGGGACACCCACCTATGTTCTCGACGAGAACGAGGTGCGGGATCGGTGCCGGGCCTACCGGAAGTACTTCCCGGAGGCCGAGACCATCTACGCGGGGAAAGCCTTGCTGACCCGCGCGGTGGCGGAATGGGTTGCCGAAGAAGGACTTTCGATCGATGTATGCTCGGCCGGGGAACTGGCCGTGGCGCTGTCGGCGTGGGTGGATCCGCGGCGCGTCGTGCTGCACGGCAATGGAAAACCCTTCGGGGAGCTGGAAACCGCGATCGGCTCGGGAGTCGGGCGCATCGTGCTCGACTCGCTCAGCGAGATCACGCTGGTGTCGGCGCTGGCCACCACGCCGCAGCGGGTGCTGCTGCGGGTGACGCCCGATATCGACGTGCATGGGCATCCGGCGGTCCGCACCGGGGTGGCCGATCAGAAGTTCGGGTTCCCGATCGGCAGCCACATGCTCGACGAGGCCGTGGAACGCATTGTGCGGCAACCGAATCTGGAGTTCGCCGGGCTGCACTGTCATATCGGCTCACAGATCTCGGACACGTTCCCCTACGGGGAGGCGGTGCGCCGGATGATCGCGGCCATGGCGCGCATTCGCGACGAGCACGGGGTGACGCTCACCGATCTCGACCTCGGGGGCGGGCACGCGGTCGCCTACCGCAGCGGTGACGCGGAGATGAACCTGCCGGAGCTCGCCGACATCATCGAGGATTCACTCGACGCCGCCTGCGCCCGGCACGGATTCCCGCGCCCGCGAATCGCTTTGGAGCCGGGACGGGCCATAGTGGCGCGCGCCGGGGTGACGCTGTACCGGGTGCTGACGGTCAAGCACATCGACGACGGGCAGACCTATGTGACCGTCGACGGCGGCATGTGCGACAACCCGCGCGTGGCGCTGTACGGGGCGCGCTACGACGCGGTGGTGGCCAACCGGCATCCCACCGGGCCGCACATGACGGCCACCATCGCGGGACGCTACTGCGAGGCGGGCGACATCCTGGCACGAGACGTCCGGCTCCCGGTCGACCTGCGGCCCGGCGAAGTGCTGGCCGTGCCGTGCACCGGCGCGTACCACCACAGCCTCGCCTCCTCCTACAACGGCGTCGGCCGCCCGCCGATAGTCGCTGTGCGGGAGGGACATACGCGGGAACTGGTGCGCCGCGAAACCCTCGAGGATCTGATGCGGCGCGACGTCGGACGCTGA